The Rhizobium sp. BT03 genome has a window encoding:
- a CDS encoding TCR/Tet family MFS transporter yields MLDPKFVRRGLFLVFIILFLDIIGIAIIMPVLPAYLEQLTGGGVSDAAIDGGWLMLVYAGMQFLFAPLLGNLSDRFGRRPILLLSVLTFAIDNFICGVATSFWMLFVGRVLAGISGGSFATCSAYIADISTEENRAKNFGLIGIAFGVGFTIGPVIGGVLGEFGPRVPFLGAAALSLVNFIAACFLLPETLEARNRRRFEWKRANPLGALRQMRHYPGIGWVSLVMFLFFLAHAVYPSVWSFVSTYRYRWSEGQIGLSLGIYGIGAALVMGLVLPRVVPLLGEWKTALLGLCFSAAGLTGYAFAWEGWVVYVVIVATVMENVADPPLRSIAAGKVPPSAQGELQGALTSLSSITTIIGPLIFTQLFSYFTRPEAPVTFAGAPYLTAALFILVAAGVFLVRVRVRQPADALEAAG; encoded by the coding sequence ATGCTTGACCCCAAATTCGTCCGTCGCGGCCTTTTCCTGGTCTTCATCATCCTCTTCCTCGACATTATCGGCATCGCCATCATCATGCCGGTGCTGCCGGCCTATCTGGAGCAGCTGACCGGCGGCGGCGTCAGCGATGCGGCGATCGACGGCGGCTGGCTAATGCTCGTCTATGCCGGCATGCAATTCCTGTTTGCGCCGCTGCTCGGAAACCTCTCCGACCGGTTCGGCCGCCGGCCGATCCTTCTGCTTTCGGTGCTGACCTTTGCGATCGACAATTTCATCTGCGGCGTCGCCACCAGCTTCTGGATGCTGTTTGTCGGCCGCGTGCTTGCCGGCATCAGCGGCGGCAGCTTCGCCACCTGCTCGGCCTATATCGCCGATATCAGCACGGAGGAGAACCGGGCGAAGAATTTCGGGCTGATCGGCATCGCTTTCGGCGTCGGCTTCACCATCGGCCCCGTCATCGGCGGTGTCCTCGGCGAATTCGGCCCGCGCGTGCCGTTCCTCGGCGCGGCAGCGCTCTCGCTCGTCAATTTCATCGCCGCCTGCTTCCTGCTGCCGGAAACGCTGGAGGCTAGGAATCGCCGCCGCTTCGAATGGAAACGCGCCAATCCGCTCGGCGCGTTGCGGCAGATGCGCCATTATCCGGGCATCGGCTGGGTCAGCCTCGTGATGTTTCTGTTTTTCCTCGCGCATGCCGTCTATCCCTCGGTCTGGTCCTTCGTCTCGACCTATCGCTACCGCTGGAGCGAGGGGCAGATCGGTCTGTCGCTCGGCATTTACGGCATCGGTGCAGCGCTGGTGATGGGACTGGTTTTGCCGCGTGTCGTGCCTCTGCTCGGCGAATGGAAGACAGCGCTTCTCGGCCTCTGTTTTTCGGCCGCAGGGCTTACCGGCTATGCCTTCGCCTGGGAGGGCTGGGTGGTCTATGTCGTCATCGTCGCGACCGTCATGGAAAACGTCGCCGATCCGCCGCTGCGCAGCATCGCCGCCGGCAAGGTGCCGCCCTCGGCGCAGGGCGAGCTGCAGGGCGCGCTGACCAGCCTCAGCAGCATCACCACCATCATCGGGCCGCTGATCTTCACGCAATTGTTCAGCTATTTCACCCGGCCCGAGGCGCCGGTCACCTTTGCCGGCGCGCCCTATCTGACCGCCGCCCTGTTCATCCTGGTGGCCGCCGGCGTGTTCCTCGTGCGGGTCCGGGTCCGTCAGCCGGCCGATGCGCTTGAGGCGGCGGGCTGA
- a CDS encoding antibiotic biosynthesis monooxygenase: MSGAFYRVDKFVVPAAAREEFLVKVMMTHKLLEAQEGFVDHRVLEQVAGPGEFNFVTIAEWENTEVVERARIAVAAAHKAANFDPQEMFARLGIRADIASYKPVAA; encoded by the coding sequence ATGAGCGGAGCTTTCTATCGTGTCGACAAGTTCGTCGTGCCGGCGGCGGCGCGCGAGGAATTTCTCGTCAAAGTGATGATGACCCACAAGTTGCTGGAGGCACAGGAGGGTTTCGTCGATCACAGGGTGCTGGAGCAGGTCGCCGGTCCCGGCGAATTCAATTTCGTTACCATTGCCGAATGGGAAAATACCGAGGTCGTCGAGCGTGCGCGGATAGCCGTCGCGGCCGCGCACAAGGCCGCCAATTTCGATCCGCAGGAGATGTTTGCGCGTCTCGGCATTCGCGCCGATATCGCCAGCTACAAGCCTGTCGCGGCTTAA
- a CDS encoding MATE family efflux transporter: MDTPIDARRLAPTTDNRWGAHFRATLALGIPLIGAQLAQLGINTTDVMIVGRLGAEHLAAMVLSAQFLFTILIFGSGFAIAVIPMVAQAYGRGDVVSVRRALRMGLWVVIAYWVIMQPAFFNSEQILLFAQQKPEVAKLAHGYIMIGQFGVLPALLFNVMRALVSAIGKAGIILNVTIATLVLNAIFAYALVLGHFGFPALGLEGAAIVSVVVQTAGFLFILAFVQKREETRRYEIFVRFWKPDWHALLEVLRLGFPISVTVLAEVSLFTVASLLMGYIGTIELAAHGIALQWASIAFMIPLGLSQAATVRVGVAHGQGDYRGLVRASIMVLILACAISAVGSVLFATMPQFLGSWFLDVNSPEAPAVLAYAGPLIVVAGLFQLVDGLQVVANGLLRGLKDARVPMIMALIAYWPIGFFLAWAFAFPLGFGGIGIWFGFLVGLAAAAVMLCWRFYLLLRREGATSGA; the protein is encoded by the coding sequence ATGGACACGCCGATCGACGCGCGCAGGCTTGCGCCGACAACCGATAATCGTTGGGGCGCACATTTCCGTGCAACGCTGGCGCTCGGCATTCCGTTGATCGGCGCGCAGCTCGCCCAGCTGGGCATCAACACCACCGACGTGATGATCGTCGGCCGGCTCGGCGCCGAGCATCTGGCGGCGATGGTGCTGTCTGCCCAGTTCCTGTTCACGATCCTGATCTTCGGTTCGGGCTTTGCCATCGCCGTCATTCCGATGGTGGCGCAGGCCTATGGCCGCGGTGACGTCGTCTCCGTGCGCCGGGCGTTGCGCATGGGTCTCTGGGTGGTGATCGCATATTGGGTCATCATGCAGCCCGCCTTCTTCAATTCGGAGCAGATCCTTCTCTTCGCGCAGCAGAAGCCCGAGGTGGCCAAGCTCGCCCATGGCTACATCATGATCGGCCAGTTCGGCGTGCTGCCGGCGCTGCTTTTCAATGTCATGCGCGCCCTCGTCAGTGCCATCGGCAAGGCGGGCATCATCCTCAACGTCACCATCGCCACGCTGGTGCTGAACGCGATCTTCGCCTATGCGCTGGTGCTCGGCCATTTCGGCTTCCCGGCGCTGGGGCTCGAGGGCGCTGCGATCGTTTCTGTCGTCGTGCAGACAGCCGGCTTTCTCTTCATTCTCGCCTTCGTCCAGAAGCGGGAGGAGACACGCCGCTACGAGATCTTCGTGCGCTTCTGGAAGCCCGACTGGCATGCGCTGCTGGAGGTCCTCCGGCTCGGTTTCCCGATCAGCGTCACCGTGCTTGCCGAGGTCAGCCTGTTTACGGTGGCATCACTGTTGATGGGCTATATCGGCACCATCGAGCTCGCCGCGCACGGTATCGCCCTGCAATGGGCTTCGATCGCCTTCATGATCCCGCTCGGTCTCAGCCAGGCCGCGACGGTGCGCGTCGGCGTCGCGCACGGGCAGGGGGATTATCGCGGGCTGGTGCGGGCTTCGATCATGGTGCTGATCCTTGCCTGCGCCATTTCGGCGGTGGGATCGGTGCTGTTTGCCACCATGCCGCAATTCCTCGGCAGCTGGTTCCTCGACGTCAATTCGCCGGAGGCGCCTGCAGTGCTTGCCTATGCCGGGCCGCTGATCGTCGTTGCCGGGCTTTTCCAGCTCGTCGATGGGCTGCAGGTGGTCGCCAACGGATTGCTGCGCGGCCTGAAAGACGCACGGGTGCCGATGATCATGGCGTTGATTGCCTATTGGCCGATCGGCTTCTTCCTCGCCTGGGCCTTTGCCTTCCCGCTGGGCTTCGGCGGCATCGGCATCTGGTTCGGCTTCCTCGTCGGGCTGGCGGCGGCGGCCGTCATGCTCTGCTGGCGGTTCTATCTTCTCCTTCGCCGGGAAGGCGCGACTTCAGGCGCCTGA